The genomic DNA TGACGATTCCTTTTATACAGGAGACAGAAAATCTCCTTGGCAAGTCGTTGCTTTTGGGATGATTGGCGCCGTTATGTCTGGTGTAACATTTGTTTCTATACCAGGAATGGTAAGTAATAATTACTTTTATTATTTACAATTCGTTTTCGGAAACGTAGTGGGTTATGTGTTTATAACTTACGTGTTAATTCCCATCTATTACAATTTAAAACTGGTTTCGATATACAGTTATTTAGAAACCAGATTCGGACCAAGAACGTATAAGACAGGTTCTTTATTTTTCTTGATTTCGCAATCTTTTGGTGCAGCATTAAGATTGTTGCTAGCAGCAAAAATTTTACAATATGCAGTTTTCGATGCGTTTAATATTCCTTTTTATGCAACCGTAATTATCATATTAATCTTAATATGGATGTACACCAATAAATCTGGAATTAAAACCATTGTTTGGACGGATACTTTACAAACCTTCTTTTTATTAATGGCTGCAATCGTATCTATATTTATTATAAAAGACGCTTTAGATTTAAGCGTTTCAGAAACGATAACTTCTATTACAGATCATAAATATTTTAAGGTTTTTAATTGGGATTTTAATTCGGGAAGTAACTTTTTTAAACAGTTTATTTCTGGAATTTTGATTGCTGTAGCTATGGTTGGTTTAGATCAAAATATGATGCAAAAAACCTTAACCTGTAAAAATAAAAAGGAAGCACAACGTAATATATTAACATTCAGTTTGTTTTTAGCCTTGGCTCAATTTCTTTTTTTAGGTTTAGGTGTGATGCTTTATTTGTACGCAGAAAAATTCGGAATTCAGTTAGAAATGGAGAACGGAAAGTTTATCAATACAGATAATTTATTTCCAATGCTTTCTCTTGGAAATTTTGGAACTGTAGCAGCGGTTAGTTTTATTTTAGGAATAACTGCGGCTTCATTTTCTAGTGTAGATTCATCATTAACAGCACTAACAACATCTTTTACAGTAGATTTTTTAGATGTGAAAAATAAGAATTCAAAAGAAAAAAAACGACTTAAAAATTACGTGTTACTTGGTTTTTCTGTGATCATTTTTATCATCATAATGTTGTTTTCAGAAAGTAAAGGAGATGTAATTACAACAATATTTAAAGTTGCAGGCTATACGTATGGTCCGTTATTGGGGCTCTATTTGTTGGGTATTTTTACTAAAATAAATATAAAAGATACAGTAGTACCTTATGTCTGTATTTTAATGCCATTGCTAACTTATTATTTAAACTACATCGTTAAAGAAAAATTTTCTTTCGATTTAGGCTTTATGAATATATTATTAAACGCATCATTAACAATTTTAAGTTTAATCCTCACACGAAATAAAAATGATTAACAACCTAACAACAGAGCAAACATCAGATTACAATAATTTAGAAGAAATGAGTACGTTTGAATTACTTTCAAACATGAATATAGAAGATAAAAAAGTACCTAATGCAATTGAAAAAGCCATACCACAAATTGAAAAATTAACGGATGTTATTCATGCGAAAATGAGTAAAGGAGGAAGGCTTTTTTACATTGGAGCAGGAACAAGTGGTAGATTAGGGGTTTTGGATGCATCTGAATGTCCGCCTACATTTGGGGTTTCAGATAATTGGATTATTGGAATAATTGCTGGTGGAGATACAGCGCTTAGAAAAGCTATTGAAAATGCAGAAGATGATACCGAGTTAGCTTGGAAAGATTTACAAGAACACAATATTACAGACAAAGATGTTCTTGTTGGTATTGCGGCTTCGGGCACTACACCGTATGTAATTGGTGGCTTACAAAAAGCGAAACAGCACCAAATTATAACTGGCTGCGTTACTTGTAATAAAGATTCCCCATTATCACTAGAAGCAGGCTTTCCTGTAGAATTAATTGTTGGGCCAGAGTTTGTTACAGGAAGCACAAGAATGAAAGCGGGTACAGCACAGAAGTTAGCCTTGAATATGATTTCTACAACGGTGATGATAAAATTGGGACGTGTAAAAGGAAATAAAATGGTAGACATGCAACTATCAAACAAAAAGCTTGTTTCAAGAGGTGTTAGAATGGTCATGGAC from Polaribacter sp. ALD11 includes the following:
- a CDS encoding sodium:solute symporter is translated as MNSTIILLIIVSYFGVLMLISHFTSKNTSDDSFYTGDRKSPWQVVAFGMIGAVMSGVTFVSIPGMVSNNYFYYLQFVFGNVVGYVFITYVLIPIYYNLKLVSIYSYLETRFGPRTYKTGSLFFLISQSFGAALRLLLAAKILQYAVFDAFNIPFYATVIIILILIWMYTNKSGIKTIVWTDTLQTFFLLMAAIVSIFIIKDALDLSVSETITSITDHKYFKVFNWDFNSGSNFFKQFISGILIAVAMVGLDQNMMQKTLTCKNKKEAQRNILTFSLFLALAQFLFLGLGVMLYLYAEKFGIQLEMENGKFINTDNLFPMLSLGNFGTVAAVSFILGITAASFSSVDSSLTALTTSFTVDFLDVKNKNSKEKKRLKNYVLLGFSVIIFIIIMLFSESKGDVITTIFKVAGYTYGPLLGLYLLGIFTKINIKDTVVPYVCILMPLLTYYLNYIVKEKFSFDLGFMNILLNASLTILSLILTRNKND
- the murQ gene encoding N-acetylmuramic acid 6-phosphate etherase encodes the protein MINNLTTEQTSDYNNLEEMSTFELLSNMNIEDKKVPNAIEKAIPQIEKLTDVIHAKMSKGGRLFYIGAGTSGRLGVLDASECPPTFGVSDNWIIGIIAGGDTALRKAIENAEDDTELAWKDLQEHNITDKDVLVGIAASGTTPYVIGGLQKAKQHQIITGCVTCNKDSPLSLEAGFPVELIVGPEFVTGSTRMKAGTAQKLALNMISTTVMIKLGRVKGNKMVDMQLSNKKLVSRGVRMVMDDLNIEEELATKLLQKYKSVRKTIEAYKTEVK